A single genomic interval of Desulfolucanica intricata harbors:
- the rplF gene encoding 50S ribosomal protein L6 has translation MSRIGKLPIEIPQGVEVQIDGNNVKVKGPKGELQREIHKDMILKKVDNQLVVERPSDQKNHRSLHGLTRTLLNNMIVGVTKGYEKKLELVGVGYRASLQGKKLVLSVGYSHPVEFEPEAGLEIEVPANNRIVVKGINKEKVGALAANIRAVREPEPYKGKGIKYEGEYIRRKAGKAGGK, from the coding sequence ATGTCCAGGATTGGTAAACTTCCCATTGAAATTCCCCAGGGCGTCGAGGTACAAATTGACGGTAATAATGTAAAGGTTAAAGGTCCCAAAGGGGAATTACAGCGGGAGATACACAAGGATATGATTCTCAAAAAGGTAGATAATCAGCTTGTGGTAGAACGTCCTTCTGATCAAAAGAACCATAGATCTTTACATGGCCTAACACGAACACTGTTGAATAATATGATTGTTGGTGTAACAAAGGGGTATGAAAAGAAATTGGAGTTAGTTGGTGTTGGATACAGGGCCAGCTTACAGGGCAAAAAATTAGTACTGTCAGTGGGATATTCTCATCCGGTTGAATTTGAGCCGGAAGCCGGATTGGAAATTGAAGTGCCGGCAAACAACAGAATTGTAGTTAAAGGTATTAATAAGGAAAAAGTCGGTGCATTGGCAGCTAACATAAGGGCTGTGCGTGAGCCTGAGCCCTATAAGGGAAAAGGTATTAAATATGAAGGCGAATATATCCGTCGTAAGGCCGGTAAGGCCGGCGGCAAGTAG
- the rpsH gene encoding 30S ribosomal protein S8 — MVMTDPISDFLTRIRNGNMVYHEKVEAPASKMKRAIADILKEEGYIKDVEYIEDGKQGIVRVYLKYGSNKERVITGLKRISKPGLRVYARKDQIPRVLGGLGIAIISTSKGIMTDKKARKEGLGGEVVCYVW, encoded by the coding sequence ATGGTCATGACCGATCCGATTTCAGATTTTCTAACACGTATTCGAAATGGCAACATGGTCTATCACGAAAAAGTGGAAGCCCCCGCATCAAAGATGAAGCGTGCCATTGCTGATATACTGAAAGAGGAAGGCTACATTAAAGATGTCGAGTATATTGAAGACGGCAAACAGGGTATTGTTCGTGTCTATTTAAAATACGGATCAAACAAGGAGCGGGTTATCACCGGTCTAAAAAGAATAAGTAAGCCCGGCTTAAGGGTATATGCCAGAAAGGATCAAATTCCCCGTGTGCTTGGCGGATTAGGAATTGCTATTATTTCGACTTCAAAAGGTATTATGACTGACAAAAAAGCCAGAAAAGAAGGTTTGGGCGGCGAAGTAGTATGTTATGTTTGGTAG
- a CDS encoding type Z 30S ribosomal protein S14, protein MAKKSMIVKAQRTPKYSVRAVNRCNICGRPHAYMRKFGICRICFRELAYRGEIPGVKKASW, encoded by the coding sequence TTGGCCAAAAAATCTATGATTGTCAAAGCTCAGCGGACCCCAAAGTATTCTGTTCGTGCTGTTAACAGGTGCAATATATGTGGACGTCCGCATGCGTATATGCGTAAATTTGGTATTTGCCGGATTTGTTTCCGTGAACTGGCTTATCGCGGTGAAATTCCCGGTGTAAAAAAGGCAAGCTGGTAA
- the rplE gene encoding 50S ribosomal protein L5, giving the protein MARLKEKYKNEVAPALKNKFEYKNIMEIPKLEKVIVNMGVGEAAQNSKAIDAAVGDMTLITGQKPVVTKAKKSIAAFKLRAGMPIGCKVTLRGDRMYEFVDKLISIVLPRVRDFRGVSPKSFDGRGNYALGLKEQLIFPEIDYDKIDKVRGMDIIFVTTAKTDEEGRELLRLMGMPFRAS; this is encoded by the coding sequence GTGGCAAGGCTTAAGGAAAAATACAAAAATGAAGTTGCACCGGCTTTAAAGAATAAGTTTGAATATAAAAATATTATGGAAATACCGAAGTTAGAAAAGGTTATAGTAAATATGGGTGTCGGCGAGGCTGCACAAAATTCAAAAGCCATAGATGCCGCAGTCGGCGATATGACACTAATAACCGGTCAGAAGCCGGTGGTTACCAAAGCTAAGAAATCAATTGCTGCTTTTAAACTGCGTGCAGGTATGCCGATAGGATGTAAAGTAACCCTGCGTGGTGACCGGATGTATGAATTTGTGGACAAATTGATAAGTATTGTTCTCCCCAGAGTCAGGGACTTCCGTGGAGTATCCCCGAAATCCTTTGACGGTAGAGGAAATTACGCTCTTGGACTTAAAGAGCAGTTGATTTTTCCTGAAATCGATTATGACAAGATTGATAAGGTAAGGGGTATGGATATTATTTTTGTTACTACGGCTAAGACTGACGAAGAAGGTCGTGAGTTATTACGCCTTATGGGCATGCCTTTCCGGGCCAGCTAA